A segment of the Yersinia rochesterensis genome:
GGCAGCACATTATCGAACAGGGCAACCATCAGCAATTACTGGCCGCAGGCGGTCGCTATGCCGATTTCTGGCAGGCACGTAACCGTGCTGAAGGCTGGCGTCTGCAATAAACCGGGGAGGTAACGATGTCCGAAGCGATTATCAACAGTGAACAGGCCGCGCAGTTGTGGCCGCTGCCTGACGTGGACCTGACCAATCTGGACCTGTTCAGCCGCGGGTTTCCACATCAGGTATTCACCGACCTGCGTCGCCACCGCGGGGCATTGTTCCATCCCCGCACGGCGCTAACGCCCGATGGCGAAGGATTTTGGGTGTTTACGCGCTATCACGACATTGCGGCCATAGCGAAAGATAACGACACCTTCTCCTCCGCCGGTGGCGGCGATCGGCAGGGCGGGGGCACCATGATTGAGGATTTACCGCGTGAAATGGGGCCAGGCTCGGTAATCAATATGATGGACGATCCGCGCCATAAGGCGCTACGCAGATTGATTGCTCCGGCCATCACCAATGCCCGCGTGGCGGCGATGGAGGATGTGCTGTTTGCCGCAGCAGGGTCTGCCGTACAGGCCGCGCTCCAGCAGGAACGCGTCGATTTCGTCTCGGCCATCGCGGCAGAGCTGCCGCTGTTTGCTATCGCCAGTTTAGTCGGTATCCCACACGACGATCGCCATCAGATTTTTGCGTGGATTAACGCCGTGCTGGACTATTCGGACCGTCAGCTGGGTGAAACCAGCATCAGTAGCCAGCAGGGGATGCAGAACTTTATGGCCTACGGGCATAAGTTCGTCGAAGAGAAACGCCAGAACCCGGGCAGCGATATTGTATCGCTGGCGGTGACCGGCGAGCTAGCCAAAGGGCTGGGAAAACTGACGCCGCTGGAACAGTTGATGGTGTTCAGCGTGGTCATGGTGGCGGGGCTGGAAACCACGCGTAACGCCATTGCCGGCGGTATTCTGGCATTTATTCACCATCCGGAGCAGTGGCTGCGTCTGCAGCAGGACCGGGGGCTGATGAATTCAGCGCTCGACGAAATACTGCGTTGGACTTCGCCGACCCCCTATAACCGTCGTACGGCAACGCGCGATGTGATTATCGGCGACCGGCTGATTCGTCGGGGGGAGAAAGTCACGTTATGGTGGGCGTCGGCTAACCGGGATGATGCTTATTACGAGCAACCTTTTGCGTTCGACATTGGCCGCCAGAAAAATCAGCATATGGCATTTGGCGGCGGGGGACATAGCTGTCTTGGCGCCCAGCTGGCGAGGCTGGAAATGCGCGTTATCTTGCACCACCTGCTGGAACAGGTGGATGGCTTCAGGCTGGATGGCGATGTTAATTGGGTGCGCAGCAATAAGCATACCGGGATTCGCAGTATGCCGGTACGGTTTGTTAAGCGTTACTGAGAAATATTACTGCGGAAAGAGTACAGGACGACGAGGCAGATACCAGGGACGTGAACCGCCGGGATTAGCTAAAAGATTCAGACCGTGATAATCGGAAACTTTGCACTTTGCATATAGATTTGCGGATGGTCTAAGCTCCGGATTTTTGAGTCGTTAAGAGACATTTGGGGGTCACTCCGTCATCGAACCAACATGACCCCAAATCTGACCACCAAATTCTCCCGATGCGGAGGGAAAACTGAAAATGCATCGGGAAGACTTTTCACGCTAACTCCTTGAATCGGAATCACATAAGGATTCGCAAAGCGGCATGAAAACAAGAATTTGGCTCCTCTGACTGGACTCGAACCAGTGACATACGGATTAACAGTCCGCCGTTCTACCGACTGAACTACAGAGGAATCGTGTGAACGGGGCGAATAATAGCGGGGTATGAGGTACATGTCAAAGGGGAAACAGTAAATTTGGATTGTTTGCTTACAGTTTGTGCAACTTGTTGAGATTTTTAGCTTTTAGCTCAATGTTTACCCACAAAAAAACGATTTGATAACCAGTAAAATGGCGGGCAGTGGTGTGATCAGACTGCCCGCCGGGGCATTTATTGTGGGGCATCCGTTAAGACAAACATACCATACGGATGAATTTGCAGGTAATAGCTGTCGCCGGGAGCGGGTTGTAATTGTGTGGCATTCACTTGCAACAATAATGATTGGCCTTGCCAATCGACCAGAACTTCATATTGTGGCCCCATATAAGCCACTTTATTGATAGTGCAGAGCTGGCTTGGGTCACCTTGTTGGCTCAACGTAATGGCCTCAGGCCTTACTCCCACGGTAGCTTGCTGATATCCATCAGCAAATCCCTGTGGACGCGGAATGTGATAACCAAAAATTTCGACGCTATCACTGTTGATCCGTGCTGGGAAGACGTTGGCATCCCCCATAAAACTGGCCATAAA
Coding sequences within it:
- a CDS encoding cytochrome P450; the encoded protein is MFTRYHDIAAIAKDNDTFSSAGGGDRQGGGTMIEDLPREMGPGSVINMMDDPRHKALRRLIAPAITNARVAAMEDVLFAAAGSAVQAALQQERVDFVSAIAAELPLFAIASLVGIPHDDRHQIFAWINAVLDYSDRQLGETSISSQQGMQNFMAYGHKFVEEKRQNPGSDIVSLAVTGELAKGLGKLTPLEQLMVFSVVMVAGLETTRNAIAGGILAFIHHPEQWLRLQQDRGLMNSALDEILRWTSPTPYNRRTATRDVIIGDRLIRRGEKVTLWWASANRDDAYYEQPFAFDIGRQKNQHMAFGGGGHSCLGAQLARLEMRVILHHLLEQVDGFRLDGDVNWVRSNKHTGIRSMPVRFVKRY